In a genomic window of Acidobacteriota bacterium:
- the trpB gene encoding tryptophan synthase subunit beta, with amino-acid sequence MSRAVTAQAGPVFGRRDPDARGYFGAFGGRYVPETLVAPVADLEAAYLAVRHDPAFVDALHRLLHDYVGRPTPLYLARRLSEAVGATVLLKREDLAHTGAHKINNALGQALLATRMGKRRVVAETGAGQHGVATATVCALLGLACEVYMGTDDMARQALNVFRMRLLGATVRGVDAGSRTLKDAINEAMRDWVANVHDTHYLLGSVLGPHPYPLMVREFQSVIGQEARAQCLDRYGRLPDAVLASVGGGSNALGLFDAFVDDAGVRLVGVEAGGDAILAGRHAARFAGGSPGVLQGTRTYVLQDDAGNILLTHSISAGLDYAAVGPEHAWLHDTGRAEYVHVDDRAALRAFRDLGRLEGLLPALESAHALAHLPELARQVGPAGLVVVNLSGRGDKDVEAVERARTLEEDAR; translated from the coding sequence ATGAGCAGGGCGGTGACGGCGCAGGCGGGTCCGGTCTTCGGCCGGCGTGACCCAGACGCGCGTGGGTACTTCGGGGCGTTCGGCGGCCGGTACGTGCCCGAAACGCTGGTGGCCCCGGTAGCCGACCTCGAGGCGGCCTACCTCGCGGTGAGGCACGACCCTGCGTTCGTCGACGCGTTGCACCGGTTGCTGCACGACTACGTCGGCCGACCGACGCCCCTGTACCTGGCCCGCCGCCTGTCCGAGGCGGTCGGGGCCACGGTCCTGCTCAAGAGAGAGGATCTGGCCCACACGGGTGCGCACAAGATCAACAACGCGCTCGGTCAGGCGCTGCTCGCCACCCGCATGGGGAAGCGGCGTGTCGTGGCCGAGACGGGCGCCGGTCAGCACGGGGTCGCGACCGCCACCGTCTGCGCCCTGCTCGGCCTCGCCTGCGAGGTCTACATGGGCACCGACGACATGGCCCGTCAGGCGCTCAACGTCTTCAGGATGCGGCTGCTCGGCGCGACCGTGCGCGGTGTCGACGCGGGAAGCCGGACGCTCAAGGACGCCATCAACGAGGCGATGCGCGACTGGGTGGCCAACGTGCACGACACGCACTATCTGCTCGGGTCGGTGCTCGGCCCGCATCCCTACCCGCTGATGGTCCGCGAGTTCCAGTCGGTGATCGGCCAGGAGGCCAGGGCCCAGTGCCTCGATCGGTACGGCCGGCTGCCCGATGCCGTGCTGGCGTCGGTCGGCGGGGGCAGCAACGCGCTCGGCCTCTTCGACGCGTTCGTCGACGACGCGGGCGTTCGGCTCGTCGGTGTCGAGGCTGGGGGGGACGCCATCCTCGCCGGCCGCCACGCCGCGCGCTTCGCGGGCGGGTCGCCGGGCGTGCTCCAGGGCACCCGAACCTACGTCCTGCAGGACGACGCGGGCAACATCCTCCTCACGCACTCGATCTCGGCGGGGCTCGACTACGCGGCCGTCGGTCCCGAACACGCCTGGCTGCACGACACCGGGCGCGCGGAGTACGTTCACGTCGACGACCGCGCGGCCCTGCGGGCGTTCCGGGACCTCGGACGACTCGAGGGCCTGCTGCCGGCGCTCGAATCGGCTCACGCGCTGGCCCACCTGCCGGAACTGGCCCGCCAGGTGGGCCCTGCGGGCCTCGTCGTGGTCAACCTGTCGGGCCGCGGCGACAAGGACGTCGAGGCCGTCGAGCGCGCCCGGACGCTCGAGGAGGACGCACGCTGA
- the trpC gene encoding indole-3-glycerol phosphate synthase TrpC: MTTVTPASPDLLEAIVAATRRAVRDRRAACPLDRLRVAAARRAPRRALFERRLSRPGVVNVIAECKRRSPSRGILRRDYDPVAIARSYERAGAAAISVLTEPAFFDGALSHLERVREAVGIPVLRKDFVVEAYQVVEARAAGADALLLIVAALDDEALRHLLALAGDEGLAALVEVHDRVELDRALAAGATLVGVNNRSLRTLAVDVDTSHRLVDGVPDSVVAVAESGLRTAADLASLARAGFDAFLVGERLVSEADPGAALAALLAPEER; this comes from the coding sequence ATGACGACGGTCACCCCGGCGTCACCCGATCTGCTCGAGGCGATCGTCGCGGCGACGAGACGGGCGGTACGCGACCGCCGGGCCGCGTGCCCGCTCGATCGCCTCCGTGTGGCGGCCGCGCGGCGGGCCCCGCGGCGAGCCCTCTTCGAGCGTCGGCTCTCGCGTCCGGGCGTCGTCAACGTCATCGCCGAGTGCAAGCGGCGGTCGCCGTCGCGCGGCATCCTGCGGCGCGACTACGATCCCGTCGCGATCGCCCGATCTTACGAGCGCGCAGGGGCCGCCGCCATCTCCGTGCTCACCGAGCCGGCGTTTTTCGACGGCGCGCTCTCGCACCTCGAACGGGTGCGGGAAGCCGTCGGCATCCCGGTCCTGCGGAAGGACTTCGTCGTCGAGGCCTACCAGGTCGTCGAGGCCCGAGCGGCGGGCGCCGACGCGCTCCTTCTGATCGTGGCCGCCCTCGACGACGAGGCGCTTCGCCATCTGCTCGCGCTGGCCGGTGACGAAGGGCTCGCCGCGCTCGTCGAGGTGCACGACCGAGTCGAGCTCGACCGGGCGCTGGCGGCCGGCGCGACCCTCGTGGGCGTCAACAACCGGAGCCTCCGGACGCTCGCGGTCGACGTCGACACCTCGCACCGGCTCGTCGACGGCGTCCCAGACTCGGTCGTCGCGGTCGCCGAGAGCGGGCTGAGGACGGCCGCCGATCTCGCCTCGCTGGCGCGCGCCGGCTTCGACGCGTTCCTCGTGGGCGAGCGTCTGGTGTCCGAGGCCGATCCAGGGGCGGCGTTGGCCGCGCTGCTCGCGCCGGAGGAGCGATGA
- the trpA gene encoding tryptophan synthase subunit alpha: protein MSRLQPTFEALRQRGRTGLVTYVTAGDPDLACSARILEALDRGGADVLEVGVPFSDPLADGPVIQRASERALAAGATLGTTVAMIAGVRSRVRAPIVVFSYANPILRYGVDRFARDASSAGVDGVLVLDLPLEESEPLRATLDAVGLDLVFLVSPTTSEARIAEAARLGRGFLYAISRLGVTGARQEVADGARALAERIRRQTSLPIALGFGLSTPAHVAEVGRWADAAVVGSALVEQIVEAGADAPARVEAYVRWLKGSRGLPGEDAR, encoded by the coding sequence ATGTCACGGTTGCAGCCGACCTTCGAGGCGCTTCGCCAGCGTGGCCGGACCGGGCTCGTCACGTACGTGACGGCCGGCGACCCCGACCTGGCGTGTTCGGCCCGCATCCTCGAGGCGCTCGACCGCGGGGGCGCCGACGTGCTCGAGGTCGGAGTGCCCTTCTCCGATCCCCTCGCCGACGGTCCCGTGATTCAGCGGGCTTCCGAGCGGGCCCTTGCCGCCGGCGCGACCCTCGGGACGACGGTCGCCATGATCGCCGGCGTGCGATCGCGCGTCCGTGCGCCGATCGTGGTCTTCAGCTATGCGAACCCCATTCTGCGATACGGCGTCGACCGGTTCGCCCGCGACGCGTCGTCGGCGGGGGTCGACGGCGTGCTCGTCCTCGACCTGCCGCTCGAGGAGAGCGAGCCGTTGCGTGCGACGCTCGATGCCGTCGGCCTCGACCTGGTGTTCCTGGTGAGCCCGACGACGTCCGAGGCGAGGATCGCCGAGGCGGCCCGGTTGGGGCGGGGGTTCCTCTACGCGATCTCGAGACTGGGGGTCACGGGGGCGAGGCAGGAGGTGGCCGACGGGGCGCGCGCGCTGGCCGAGCGCATCAGGCGCCAGACGTCGCTGCCGATTGCGCTCGGTTTCGGCCTGTCGACGCCGGCGCACGTCGCCGAGGTCGGGCGCTGGGCCGACGCCGCGGTCGTGGGCAGCGCGCTCGTCGAGCAGATCGTCGAGGCGGGCGCCGACGCCCCCGCGCGCGTCGAAGCCTACGTCCGGTGGCTCAAGGGGTCACGCGGCCTGCCGGGAGAGGATGCGCGATGA
- a CDS encoding aminodeoxychorismate/anthranilate synthase component II, with protein MVLLIDNYDSFTYNLAQCLGELGAHVEVRRNDRISLDEIGRLRPSRIVISPGPGRPESAGLSVAAIAHFAPRLPVLGVCLGHQAIGVALGGRVVRAPRPMHGKTSLVEHDGHGLFAGIEAPCPVGRYHSLVVSEDGWPEALVVTARIVDEGTVMALRHREWPLHGVQFHPESVLTPGGRRMLQNFLEL; from the coding sequence ATGGTGCTGCTCATCGACAACTACGATTCGTTCACCTACAACCTGGCGCAGTGCCTTGGCGAGCTCGGGGCGCACGTCGAGGTCCGGCGCAACGATCGGATCTCGCTTGACGAGATCGGGCGGCTGCGGCCGTCCCGGATCGTGATCTCGCCCGGACCGGGCCGGCCGGAGTCCGCGGGCCTCTCGGTGGCGGCGATCGCGCACTTCGCGCCGCGCTTGCCCGTGCTCGGCGTCTGCCTCGGACATCAGGCCATAGGCGTCGCGCTCGGCGGGCGGGTCGTCCGCGCGCCCCGTCCGATGCACGGCAAGACCTCGCTCGTCGAGCACGACGGCCACGGCCTCTTCGCGGGCATCGAGGCGCCGTGCCCGGTCGGGCGCTACCACTCGCTCGTCGTGTCCGAGGACGGCTGGCCCGAGGCGCTCGTGGTCACGGCGCGGATCGTCGACGAGGGCACCGTGATGGCACTCAGGCACCGCGAGTGGCCGCTGCACGGCGTGCAGTTCCACCCCGAGTCGGTTCTGACCCCGGGCGGACGCCGGATGCTGCAGAACTTCCTGGAGTTGTGA
- a CDS encoding S9 family peptidase has protein sequence MIRRHPIALALTFCLVVATTTLAQQRRAPTIDDLIDLPRLESPEISPDGSRVLYVKREIKEWKDNKRVSSIWMVNADGTDAFQFLAHERDRSPRWSPDGRHIAFLGAREARSEGGERGEGPTSQIYLIRADGGEASALTQHQGDIRSFRWAADSSRIFFVSADAKTDAEKAAEKAGDDAIFVDEGPNGQERGRWTGLWEISLAERQERRITSERLLLRDLFPSPDGREVAVIYRRENTRNGEYLSEVAVVDVAGGTLRDLTKNEAPERSVRWSPDGRWVSYLAPDSKGWELAESKVWVVAAAGGEPRLVSSAISGSLDDLTWTDASTLIVSGGERGRRTSWRLAADGSRADRIAPEAIGLSVESVASDGRRAAALTGSPTEPQGLAVVDLPANRIQPLASANVPAPEFELAQWRVVSWKSHDGLDVDGILWLPASYAPGTRLPLVVSIHGGPAGVWWQSFRGINHLYASLGWAVLEPNVRGSTTYGDQFLRGNMRDIGGGDYQDVMTGVDALIAQGLADPNRLAVRGWSYGGILGGWAVTQTTRFKAASLGAMVADWPSEYAMGFNYDIARWYIGGTPWTNPEGYRQKSAYTHIASVTTPTLLLHGEADTTCTIGQSMIFYQGLKDRDVTTRFIRFPREPHGFREPHHERIRDTEEIAWLMRHTLGVEWTAPERPGATKEEAKPTPTQVQ, from the coding sequence GTGATCCGCAGACACCCGATCGCTCTCGCTCTCACTTTCTGCCTCGTCGTCGCCACGACCACCCTCGCCCAGCAGCGCCGCGCCCCGACCATCGATGACCTCATCGACCTGCCGCGCCTCGAGTCGCCCGAGATCTCCCCAGACGGCTCCCGCGTGCTCTACGTGAAACGCGAGATCAAGGAATGGAAGGACAACAAGCGCGTGTCGTCGATCTGGATGGTGAATGCCGACGGCACGGACGCCTTTCAGTTCCTCGCGCACGAGCGCGATCGGTCGCCCCGCTGGTCGCCCGATGGCCGGCACATCGCATTTCTCGGCGCGCGCGAGGCCAGAAGCGAGGGGGGCGAGCGCGGCGAGGGCCCGACGTCGCAGATCTACCTGATCCGCGCCGACGGCGGTGAGGCAAGCGCGCTCACCCAGCACCAGGGTGACATCCGCTCCTTCCGCTGGGCGGCCGACTCCTCGCGGATCTTCTTCGTTTCGGCCGATGCCAAGACCGACGCGGAGAAGGCGGCCGAGAAGGCGGGAGACGACGCGATCTTCGTCGACGAGGGCCCGAACGGCCAGGAGCGGGGCCGGTGGACCGGTCTCTGGGAGATCTCCCTCGCCGAACGGCAGGAGCGGCGGATTACCTCGGAACGACTGCTGCTGCGCGACCTGTTTCCCTCGCCCGACGGCCGCGAGGTCGCCGTGATCTACCGCCGCGAGAACACCCGCAACGGCGAGTACCTCTCGGAGGTCGCCGTCGTCGACGTCGCCGGCGGTACGCTGCGCGACCTGACGAAGAACGAGGCGCCCGAGCGGTCCGTGCGCTGGTCGCCCGATGGTCGATGGGTGTCGTATCTGGCGCCGGATTCGAAGGGGTGGGAGCTGGCCGAGTCGAAGGTCTGGGTGGTCGCCGCCGCCGGCGGCGAGCCGCGCCTCGTATCGAGCGCGATCTCGGGGAGCCTCGACGACCTGACCTGGACCGATGCGTCGACCTTGATCGTGAGCGGCGGCGAGCGTGGACGCCGCACCAGCTGGCGTCTCGCGGCCGACGGCAGCCGCGCCGACCGCATCGCGCCCGAGGCGATCGGCCTCTCGGTCGAGTCGGTCGCGTCCGACGGCCGTCGCGCAGCCGCGCTCACCGGGTCGCCGACCGAGCCGCAGGGCCTCGCGGTCGTCGACCTTCCAGCCAACCGGATCCAGCCGCTCGCGAGCGCCAACGTCCCCGCCCCCGAGTTCGAGCTGGCACAGTGGCGCGTCGTCTCCTGGAAGAGCCACGACGGCCTCGACGTCGACGGCATCCTGTGGCTCCCCGCCTCGTACGCGCCCGGGACGCGGCTGCCGCTCGTCGTGAGCATCCACGGCGGACCCGCGGGAGTGTGGTGGCAGTCGTTCCGAGGGATCAACCACCTGTACGCCTCGCTCGGCTGGGCCGTCCTCGAGCCGAACGTGCGCGGCAGCACGACCTACGGCGACCAGTTCCTCCGCGGCAACATGCGCGATATCGGCGGAGGCGATTACCAGGACGTGATGACGGGCGTCGACGCCCTGATCGCCCAGGGACTCGCCGACCCCAATCGGCTGGCCGTGCGCGGCTGGAGCTATGGCGGCATTCTCGGCGGGTGGGCCGTGACGCAGACGACGCGGTTCAAGGCCGCGTCGCTCGGCGCGATGGTCGCCGACTGGCCATCCGAGTACGCCATGGGCTTCAACTACGACATCGCGCGCTGGTACATCGGGGGCACACCGTGGACCAACCCCGAGGGCTACCGGCAGAAGTCGGCCTACACCCACATCGCCAGCGTCACGACGCCGACGCTGCTGCTGCACGGCGAGGCCGACACGACCTGCACGATCGGCCAGAGCATGATCTTCTACCAGGGATTGAAGGACCGGGACGTGACGACGCGCTTCATCCGCTTCCCGCGCGAACCGCACGGCTTCCGCGAACCGCACCACGAGCGCATTCGCGACACGGAGGAGATCGCCTGGCTCATGCGTCACACGCTCGGCGTGGAGTGGACGGCGCCGGAGCGCCCTGGCGCGACGAAGGAGGAGGCGAAGCCGACGCCGACGCAGGTGCAGTAG
- a CDS encoding phosphoribosylanthranilate isomerase, which translates to MRPTTGVRVKVCGITNRDDARRAADLGASAVGFVFWASSPRGVSPDTAREVVEALPPGVVPVGVFVNEARERVEAICRLVGLGAVQLHGDETPEAFAGLSWPIIRAVAGDLHAGEASAGVWPDDVVLLVDAYDRDRRGGTGRRADWAAAARLARLRRIFLAGGLTPQNVGEAVATVRPYGVDVSSGVESAPGVKDAAKLEAFFEAVARAADAWPRGPIEGNQE; encoded by the coding sequence ATGAGGCCGACGACCGGCGTGCGCGTCAAGGTGTGCGGGATCACCAATCGCGACGACGCCCGGCGCGCGGCCGACCTCGGCGCGTCGGCGGTGGGCTTCGTGTTCTGGGCGTCGAGTCCGCGGGGCGTCTCACCCGACACGGCGCGCGAGGTCGTCGAAGCGCTGCCGCCTGGCGTCGTCCCGGTCGGAGTCTTCGTCAACGAGGCGCGCGAACGGGTCGAGGCCATCTGTCGTCTGGTGGGCCTCGGCGCCGTGCAACTCCACGGCGACGAGACGCCGGAGGCCTTCGCGGGCCTGTCCTGGCCGATCATCAGGGCCGTGGCCGGTGACCTTCATGCCGGGGAAGCGTCGGCTGGCGTGTGGCCGGACGATGTCGTCCTGCTGGTCGACGCCTACGACCGGGATCGCCGCGGCGGGACGGGGCGTCGGGCCGACTGGGCGGCCGCGGCCCGCCTGGCTCGTCTCCGGCGAATCTTCCTCGCGGGCGGCTTGACCCCGCAGAATGTCGGCGAGGCCGTCGCCACGGTCAGGCCGTACGGCGTCGACGTGTCTTCCGGCGTCGAGTCGGCGCCGGGCGTGAAGGACGCCGCGAAGCTCGAGGCGTTCTTCGAAGCCGTCGCTCGCGCCGCGGACGCGTGGCCGCGCGGGCCGATCGAAGGGAACCAGGAATGA
- the trpD gene encoding anthranilate phosphoribosyltransferase, giving the protein MFAALLEKLERREDLTTEEAASAMATVMEGRATPAQLAGLLVGLRLKGERPAEIVGLATAMRRHAVRLSRAFDDVFDTCGTGGDGGGTFNVSSLVAVVLAACGVRVAKHGNRSVSSRCGSADVFEALGVAVSAEPPIVERCLDEVGLGFLFAPRFHPSMRHAAETRRDLGIRTAFNLLGPLTNPAGATRQLVGVPRPEMTELVAHALARLGSARAWVVHGADGIDEISTCGYTKVSECRLGLVHTFYLHPGDVGLRKAEASDLAGGDALVNADIARSVLRGAPGPPRDIVVFNTGAALLVAGRTATIGEGMAMAAWALDAGAAARTLQRLVEVSTGEVAA; this is encoded by the coding sequence ATGTTCGCCGCGCTGCTCGAGAAGCTGGAACGGCGGGAAGACCTGACGACCGAGGAGGCGGCGTCGGCGATGGCGACGGTCATGGAAGGGCGGGCCACGCCCGCGCAGCTCGCGGGACTGCTCGTGGGGCTGCGCCTCAAGGGCGAGCGCCCGGCGGAGATCGTCGGCCTCGCCACGGCGATGCGACGCCACGCGGTCAGGTTGTCGCGGGCCTTCGACGACGTCTTCGATACGTGCGGGACGGGCGGCGATGGCGGAGGCACGTTCAACGTCTCGTCGCTCGTGGCCGTCGTCCTCGCCGCGTGCGGGGTCCGGGTCGCCAAGCACGGCAACCGGTCGGTCTCGAGCCGATGCGGCAGCGCGGACGTCTTCGAGGCGCTCGGCGTGGCGGTGTCCGCGGAACCGCCGATCGTCGAGCGGTGCCTCGACGAGGTCGGACTCGGGTTCCTGTTCGCCCCGCGTTTCCACCCGTCGATGAGGCATGCCGCCGAGACGCGCCGCGATCTCGGCATCCGCACCGCGTTCAACCTGCTCGGCCCGCTGACGAACCCCGCCGGCGCCACGCGGCAGCTCGTCGGCGTCCCGCGGCCGGAGATGACGGAGCTCGTGGCGCACGCCCTCGCGCGCCTCGGGTCGGCGCGGGCCTGGGTGGTCCATGGGGCCGACGGCATCGACGAGATCTCGACCTGCGGGTACACCAAGGTGTCCGAGTGCCGATTGGGCCTCGTGCACACGTTCTACCTCCACCCCGGCGATGTCGGCCTGCGCAAGGCCGAGGCGTCGGACCTCGCCGGCGGAGACGCGCTGGTCAACGCCGACATCGCGCGGTCGGTGCTCCGTGGCGCGCCGGGGCCACCGCGCGACATCGTCGTGTTCAACACGGGCGCCGCGTTGCTCGTCGCGGGACGGACCGCGACCATCGGGGAGGGCATGGCGATGGCCGCCTGGGCCCTCGACGCCGGCGCGGCAGCGCGCACGCTCCAGCGTCTCGTCGAGGTGTCGACCGGAGAGGTGGCGGCATGA
- the pheA gene encoding chorismate mutase, producing MTLDDLRQQIDDIDERIVVMLNERAGCALRIGELKDALGLAIYQPDRERAVLAHVRGINRGPLTDDAIVRLFERIIDEARRLEREAKEREGHRAARPDAND from the coding sequence ATGACGCTCGACGACCTGCGCCAGCAGATCGACGACATCGACGAGCGGATCGTCGTGATGCTCAACGAGCGCGCCGGGTGCGCGTTACGCATTGGCGAGCTGAAGGACGCGCTCGGCCTGGCGATCTACCAGCCCGACCGAGAGCGCGCGGTGCTCGCGCACGTGCGGGGCATCAATCGTGGGCCGCTGACCGACGATGCGATCGTGCGGCTGTTCGAACGTATCATCGATGAAGCGCGTCGGCTCGAACGCGAGGCCAAGGAGCGGGAGGGCCATCGGGCGGCCCGGCCCGACGCGAACGACTGA
- a CDS encoding prephenate dehydrogenase/arogenate dehydrogenase family protein, which yields MTSLPVIQPASGREGDPPVFEKVAVVGLGLIGGSIARAVRQRWPRSLVIGVDRNDVLERAMALHAVDVGADDLGMVSDADLIVLAAPVEENVSCLAALGDVVSREAIVTDVGSTKRTIVEAAGRLPARLAFVGGHPLAGAARSGIDHGSPEMFAGRPWILTPAGDQQGASVERLVGFVSGLGARPRLMTAAEHDAVLARLSHLPQLAASALMGVVGDAVGEDGLALAGRGLVDTTRLASSPASVWTDICRTNADEIGEALDAYIAVLTDVRRSLATPEAVAALFDTAARWRDSLTRETHRSDT from the coding sequence GTGACGTCGCTGCCCGTGATTCAGCCGGCGTCAGGCCGCGAAGGCGACCCGCCGGTTTTCGAGAAGGTCGCCGTCGTCGGGCTGGGGCTCATCGGGGGCTCAATCGCGCGCGCCGTCCGGCAGCGCTGGCCGCGCAGCCTCGTCATCGGTGTCGACCGCAACGACGTCCTCGAGCGCGCGATGGCGCTCCACGCGGTCGACGTCGGGGCCGACGACCTCGGCATGGTGAGCGACGCCGACCTGATCGTGCTCGCGGCGCCGGTCGAAGAGAACGTGAGCTGCCTTGCGGCGCTCGGTGACGTCGTCTCGCGTGAGGCGATCGTGACCGACGTCGGCAGTACCAAGCGGACCATCGTCGAGGCGGCCGGGCGGCTGCCCGCGCGGCTCGCGTTCGTCGGCGGACACCCGCTCGCCGGCGCGGCTCGTTCGGGAATCGACCATGGCTCGCCGGAGATGTTCGCGGGCCGGCCGTGGATCCTGACGCCTGCCGGCGACCAGCAGGGGGCAAGCGTCGAGCGGCTGGTGGGGTTCGTGTCGGGCCTCGGCGCGAGACCGCGATTGATGACGGCCGCCGAGCACGATGCGGTCCTGGCGCGGTTGAGCCACCTGCCGCAACTCGCGGCCAGCGCGCTCATGGGGGTCGTCGGCGACGCCGTCGGCGAGGACGGGCTGGCCCTCGCCGGGCGTGGGCTCGTCGACACGACGCGCCTCGCGTCGAGCCCCGCCTCGGTGTGGACCGACATCTGCCGCACCAATGCGGACGAGATCGGCGAGGCCCTCGACGCGTACATCGCGGTGCTCACCGACGTCAGGCGTTCGCTCGCGACGCCAGAGGCCGTCGCGGCGCTCTTCGACACTGCCGCGCGCTGGCGCGACTCACTCACGCGCGAGACGCACCGCTCCGACACGTAG
- the aroF gene encoding 3-deoxy-7-phosphoheptulonate synthase, which produces MVVVMEERASEDQIQRVVAHLVEMGFDVHRSTGALRTVIGAVGGSRKGDPRLIEVLDGVHEVLRITEPYKLASRTFRPDDTVITVGDVRIGGDEVIVMAGPCSAENEEQVLASAAAVKRGGGKVFRGGAFKPRSSPYSFQGLGEEGLRLLRRGADAHSLQLVSEVMDVSQIELMDGYVDIYQVGARNMQNYTLLRELGKVRKPVLLKRGISATIEEWLLSAEYVLAGGNTAVILCERGIRTFESYTRNTLDISAIPVVKKLSHLPVFVDPSHGTGRRDKVAAMARAAVAAGADGLLIEVHNDPDHALSDGAQSMFPGQFERLMAELRIIAPAIGRSICLEPVARRGWGG; this is translated from the coding sequence ATGGTGGTCGTGATGGAGGAGCGGGCGTCCGAAGATCAGATTCAGCGCGTCGTGGCGCACCTCGTGGAGATGGGCTTCGACGTGCACCGGTCGACCGGAGCGCTGCGGACGGTGATCGGCGCGGTCGGGGGGAGCAGGAAAGGCGACCCCCGGCTGATCGAGGTGCTCGATGGCGTGCACGAGGTGTTGCGCATCACCGAGCCCTACAAGCTGGCGAGCCGGACGTTCCGGCCGGACGACACGGTCATCACCGTCGGTGACGTGCGGATTGGTGGTGACGAGGTGATCGTGATGGCCGGGCCCTGCTCGGCGGAAAACGAGGAGCAGGTGCTGGCCTCGGCGGCGGCGGTCAAGCGGGGAGGCGGGAAGGTGTTCCGGGGCGGCGCGTTCAAGCCGCGCAGCTCGCCCTACAGCTTCCAGGGTCTCGGGGAGGAGGGCCTGCGCCTCCTGCGGCGGGGCGCCGACGCGCACTCCCTGCAACTGGTGTCCGAGGTGATGGACGTGAGTCAGATCGAGCTGATGGACGGCTACGTCGACATCTACCAGGTCGGGGCGCGCAACATGCAGAACTACACGCTGCTGCGCGAACTCGGGAAGGTACGCAAGCCGGTGCTCCTCAAGCGCGGCATCTCGGCGACGATCGAGGAGTGGTTGCTGTCGGCGGAGTACGTGCTCGCCGGCGGCAACACCGCGGTCATCCTGTGTGAGCGCGGCATCCGGACGTTCGAGAGCTACACCCGCAATACGCTCGACATCTCGGCGATCCCCGTGGTGAAGAAGCTCAGTCACCTGCCGGTGTTCGTCGATCCGAGCCATGGCACCGGCCGTCGCGACAAGGTCGCGGCCATGGCCCGCGCGGCGGTGGCGGCCGGCGCCGATGGACTGCTCATCGAGGTGCACAACGATCCCGATCACGCGCTGAGCGATGGCGCCCAGTCGATGTTCCCTGGACAATTCGAGCGCCTGATGGCCGAACTGCGGATCATCGCCCCCGCGATCGGCCGCAGCATCTGCCTCGAGCCGGTGGCGAGGCGCGGGTGGGGCGGGTGA